One window from the genome of Vespula pensylvanica isolate Volc-1 chromosome 19, ASM1446617v1, whole genome shotgun sequence encodes:
- the LOC122635813 gene encoding cytochrome P450 4C1-like isoform X1: MEFIAIMIAITAILLGLFCGIANNFLNKLYIYNTIKGFPGPKAYPIIGNAHLFIGNTGDITNQILKISKNYQSIYRLWLGMQLFILINNSEYIKNVLKSPNITEKSEEYGILKLTVGNGLLTAPVSVWNTHRKFLNKVFLEKYLKSQTDVLVNHSIALIEKLETLIGEEVDIRHYVFRCTLDIVYDNMFNTRINSLINENCKLAESIDCLMDTAMQRILKLWLRPDIIFYNTAVGKKLRTCLSCLDNITSNIIKEKKESMLKSKLNRELTEENSEQKPSFLQNLLFESFHEDVKYSEQDIRDEINTIVIAGSDTTATTISFVLLMLATFPDIQNEVYKELNQIYGSCDPKDISIKYDDLKDMKLLERVIKETLRLFPAVPIIARKVTQDIEVTKNWTIPKGSSAIFFIYNLHRNEKYWPQPLIFDPDRFLPGRYSSSDFFPFSYGRRNCIGQNFAMLEMTIIIATLVRKFIIKIDKPVEIAEIGVKFCLSLKPTEPIRLKFEKRM; encoded by the exons ATGGAGTTCATTGCTATAATGATTGCCATTACAGCAATACTACTTGGATTATTTTGTGGAATagcaaacaattttttaaataaattatacatatataatacgatcAAAGGATTCCCGGGCCCAAAAGCATATCCAATTATCGGAAATGCTCATTTGTTTATCGGTAATACCGGAG ACATAACTAACCAAATTCTAAAGATAAGTAAAAATTACCAATCAATATATCGTCTATGGTTAGGTATGCAATTGTTTATCTTAATAAACAATTCTGAATATATCAAA aaTGTATTGAAGAGTCCAAATATTACTGAAAAAAGCGAGGAGTATGGAATTCTGAAACTTACTGTGGGCAATGGATTGCTGACTGCTCCAG TATCGGTGTGGAATACtcatcgaaaatttctaaataaagtctttcttgaaaaatatttaaagtcgCAAACAGATGTATTAGTTAATCATTCTATCgcattaattgaaaaattggaAACATTAATTGGAGAAGAAGTAGACATTCGACATTACGTTTTTCGCTGCACATTGGATATTGTATATg ATAACATGTTCAATACACGAATAAATTCCCTGATCAATGAGAATTGCAAACTGGCTGAATCTATTGATTG TTTGATGGATACAGCTATGCAAAGAATCCTCAAATTATGGTTACGTCCtgacataattttttataacactGCTGTAGGAAAGAAATTACGGACGTGTCTGTCGTGCCTGGATAACATTACAAGCAAT ataatcaaagaaaagaaggaatctATGttgaaaagtaaattaaatcgGGAACTGACAGAGGAAAATTCag AACAAAAACCAAGTTTTCTCCAGAATCTTTTATTTGAATCATTCCATGAAGATGTAAAATATTCAGAGCAAGATATTCGAGACGAAATCAATACCATTGTTATAGCT GGAAGTGATACTACAGCTACTACCATAAGTTTTGTACTTTTAATGCTTGCTACATTCCCTGATATTCAA AACGAAGTATATAAGGAACTGAATCAAATTTATGGCTCATGCGATCCGAAAGATATATCAATAAAGTATGATGATCTCAAAGATATGAAACTTTTGGAACGAGTAATCAAAGAAACGTTACGACTTTTCCCCGCAGTTCCTATCATCGCTCGGAAAGTAACGCAAGATATAGAGg tGACAAAAAACTGGACTATACCAAAAGGAAGTTCAgcgatatttttcatctataATCTTCatcgtaatgaaaaatattggcCCCAACCGCTAATATTCGATCCGGATAGGTTTCTTCCGGGGAGGTATAGTTCCTCGGACTTTTTTCCGTTTAGTTATGGTCGCAGAAATTGCATAG gcCAAAACTTTGCTATGTTAGAGATGACCATAATAATTGCTACACTGGtacgaaaatttataatcaaaataGATAAGCCAGTAGAAATTGCAGAAATAGGAGTAAAATTCTGCCTCTCGTTGAAACCGACCGAACCAATAAGactaaaatttgaaaaaaggatgtaa
- the LOC122635813 gene encoding cytochrome P450 4C1-like isoform X2, translated as MEFIAIMIAITAILLGLFCGIANNFLNKLYIYNTIKGFPGPKAYPIIGNAHLFIGNTGDITNQILKISKNYQSIYRLWLGMQLFILINNSEYIKNVLKSPNITEKSEEYGILKLTVGNGLLTAPVSVWNTHRKFLNKVFLEKYLKSQTDVLVNHSIALIEKLETLIGEEVDIRHYVFRCTLDIVYDNMFNTRINSLINENCKLAESIDCLMDTAMQRILKLWLRPDIIFYNTAVGKKLRTCLSCLDNITSNIIKEKKESMLKSKLNRELTEENSEQKPSFLQNLLFESFHEDVKYSEQDIRDEINTIVIANEVYKELNQIYGSCDPKDISIKYDDLKDMKLLERVIKETLRLFPAVPIIARKVTQDIEVTKNWTIPKGSSAIFFIYNLHRNEKYWPQPLIFDPDRFLPGRYSSSDFFPFSYGRRNCIGQNFAMLEMTIIIATLVRKFIIKIDKPVEIAEIGVKFCLSLKPTEPIRLKFEKRM; from the exons ATGGAGTTCATTGCTATAATGATTGCCATTACAGCAATACTACTTGGATTATTTTGTGGAATagcaaacaattttttaaataaattatacatatataatacgatcAAAGGATTCCCGGGCCCAAAAGCATATCCAATTATCGGAAATGCTCATTTGTTTATCGGTAATACCGGAG ACATAACTAACCAAATTCTAAAGATAAGTAAAAATTACCAATCAATATATCGTCTATGGTTAGGTATGCAATTGTTTATCTTAATAAACAATTCTGAATATATCAAA aaTGTATTGAAGAGTCCAAATATTACTGAAAAAAGCGAGGAGTATGGAATTCTGAAACTTACTGTGGGCAATGGATTGCTGACTGCTCCAG TATCGGTGTGGAATACtcatcgaaaatttctaaataaagtctttcttgaaaaatatttaaagtcgCAAACAGATGTATTAGTTAATCATTCTATCgcattaattgaaaaattggaAACATTAATTGGAGAAGAAGTAGACATTCGACATTACGTTTTTCGCTGCACATTGGATATTGTATATg ATAACATGTTCAATACACGAATAAATTCCCTGATCAATGAGAATTGCAAACTGGCTGAATCTATTGATTG TTTGATGGATACAGCTATGCAAAGAATCCTCAAATTATGGTTACGTCCtgacataattttttataacactGCTGTAGGAAAGAAATTACGGACGTGTCTGTCGTGCCTGGATAACATTACAAGCAAT ataatcaaagaaaagaaggaatctATGttgaaaagtaaattaaatcgGGAACTGACAGAGGAAAATTCag AACAAAAACCAAGTTTTCTCCAGAATCTTTTATTTGAATCATTCCATGAAGATGTAAAATATTCAGAGCAAGATATTCGAGACGAAATCAATACCATTGTTATAGCT AACGAAGTATATAAGGAACTGAATCAAATTTATGGCTCATGCGATCCGAAAGATATATCAATAAAGTATGATGATCTCAAAGATATGAAACTTTTGGAACGAGTAATCAAAGAAACGTTACGACTTTTCCCCGCAGTTCCTATCATCGCTCGGAAAGTAACGCAAGATATAGAGg tGACAAAAAACTGGACTATACCAAAAGGAAGTTCAgcgatatttttcatctataATCTTCatcgtaatgaaaaatattggcCCCAACCGCTAATATTCGATCCGGATAGGTTTCTTCCGGGGAGGTATAGTTCCTCGGACTTTTTTCCGTTTAGTTATGGTCGCAGAAATTGCATAG gcCAAAACTTTGCTATGTTAGAGATGACCATAATAATTGCTACACTGGtacgaaaatttataatcaaaataGATAAGCCAGTAGAAATTGCAGAAATAGGAGTAAAATTCTGCCTCTCGTTGAAACCGACCGAACCAATAAGactaaaatttgaaaaaaggatgtaa
- the LOC122635813 gene encoding cytochrome P450 4C1-like isoform X3: MLICLSNVLKSPNITEKSEEYGILKLTVGNGLLTAPVSVWNTHRKFLNKVFLEKYLKSQTDVLVNHSIALIEKLETLIGEEVDIRHYVFRCTLDIVYDNMFNTRINSLINENCKLAESIDCLMDTAMQRILKLWLRPDIIFYNTAVGKKLRTCLSCLDNITSNIIKEKKESMLKSKLNRELTEENSEQKPSFLQNLLFESFHEDVKYSEQDIRDEINTIVIAGSDTTATTISFVLLMLATFPDIQNEVYKELNQIYGSCDPKDISIKYDDLKDMKLLERVIKETLRLFPAVPIIARKVTQDIEVTKNWTIPKGSSAIFFIYNLHRNEKYWPQPLIFDPDRFLPGRYSSSDFFPFSYGRRNCIGQNFAMLEMTIIIATLVRKFIIKIDKPVEIAEIGVKFCLSLKPTEPIRLKFEKRM; encoded by the exons ATGCTCATTTGTTTATCG aaTGTATTGAAGAGTCCAAATATTACTGAAAAAAGCGAGGAGTATGGAATTCTGAAACTTACTGTGGGCAATGGATTGCTGACTGCTCCAG TATCGGTGTGGAATACtcatcgaaaatttctaaataaagtctttcttgaaaaatatttaaagtcgCAAACAGATGTATTAGTTAATCATTCTATCgcattaattgaaaaattggaAACATTAATTGGAGAAGAAGTAGACATTCGACATTACGTTTTTCGCTGCACATTGGATATTGTATATg ATAACATGTTCAATACACGAATAAATTCCCTGATCAATGAGAATTGCAAACTGGCTGAATCTATTGATTG TTTGATGGATACAGCTATGCAAAGAATCCTCAAATTATGGTTACGTCCtgacataattttttataacactGCTGTAGGAAAGAAATTACGGACGTGTCTGTCGTGCCTGGATAACATTACAAGCAAT ataatcaaagaaaagaaggaatctATGttgaaaagtaaattaaatcgGGAACTGACAGAGGAAAATTCag AACAAAAACCAAGTTTTCTCCAGAATCTTTTATTTGAATCATTCCATGAAGATGTAAAATATTCAGAGCAAGATATTCGAGACGAAATCAATACCATTGTTATAGCT GGAAGTGATACTACAGCTACTACCATAAGTTTTGTACTTTTAATGCTTGCTACATTCCCTGATATTCAA AACGAAGTATATAAGGAACTGAATCAAATTTATGGCTCATGCGATCCGAAAGATATATCAATAAAGTATGATGATCTCAAAGATATGAAACTTTTGGAACGAGTAATCAAAGAAACGTTACGACTTTTCCCCGCAGTTCCTATCATCGCTCGGAAAGTAACGCAAGATATAGAGg tGACAAAAAACTGGACTATACCAAAAGGAAGTTCAgcgatatttttcatctataATCTTCatcgtaatgaaaaatattggcCCCAACCGCTAATATTCGATCCGGATAGGTTTCTTCCGGGGAGGTATAGTTCCTCGGACTTTTTTCCGTTTAGTTATGGTCGCAGAAATTGCATAG gcCAAAACTTTGCTATGTTAGAGATGACCATAATAATTGCTACACTGGtacgaaaatttataatcaaaataGATAAGCCAGTAGAAATTGCAGAAATAGGAGTAAAATTCTGCCTCTCGTTGAAACCGACCGAACCAATAAGactaaaatttgaaaaaaggatgtaa